In the genome of Populus trichocarpa isolate Nisqually-1 chromosome 6, P.trichocarpa_v4.1, whole genome shotgun sequence, one region contains:
- the LOC7485271 gene encoding putative GDP-L-fucose synthase 2, giving the protein MGDPTHDSSDFLTDKSAKIFVAGHRGLVGSAIVRKLQSLGFTNLVLRSHSELDLTRQFDVDSFFAAEKPRFVILAAAKVGGIHANNTYPADFIAINLQIQTNVIDSSFRHGVKKFLFLGSSCIYPKLAPQPIPENALLTGPLEPTNEWYAIAKIAGIKMCQAYRIQYSWDAISGMPTNLYGRNDNFHPENSHVLPALMRRFHEAKVNNAKQVLVWGTGSPLREFLHVDDLADAVVFLMDKYSGLEHLNVGSGKEVTIKDLAELVKEVVGFEGDLVWDTSKPDGTPRKLMDNSKLLGLGWTPKISLKDGLVDTYKWYVENVAGQ; this is encoded by the exons ATGGGCGACCCCACCCATG ACTCCTCCGATTTCCTCACCGACAAATCGGCTAAAATCTTTGTGGCTGGACACCGCGGTCTAGTCGGCTCGGCAATCGTCCGTAAACTTCAATCCCTTGGCTTCACCAATCTTGTCCTGCGGTCCCACTCCGAGCTCGATCTCACTCGCCAATTTGATGTGGACTCCTTCTTTGCCGCCGAGAAGCCCCGATTTGTTATCCTAGCCGCTGCTAAAGTCGGCGGGATCCACGCTAACAATACGTACCCTGCCGATTTCATTGCTATAAATCTCCAGATCCAAACTAATGTGATTGACTCCTCATTTCGCCACGGAGTtaagaaatttttgtttttgggatCTTCATGTATTTACCCAAAGTTAGCACCGCAGCCCATTCCTGAAAATGCACTGCTTACTGGGCCTTTAGAGCCTACGAATGAGTGGTACGCAATTGCGAAGATAGCTGGGATTAAGATGTGCCAGGCTTACAGGATTCAGTATAGCTGGGATGCTATTTCTGGAATGCCGACCAACTTATATGGTCGGAATGATAATTTTCATCCGGAGAATTCTCATGTTTTGCCGGCATTGATGAGGAGGTTTCACGAGGCGAAGGTGAATAATGCGAAACAAGTGCTGGTCTGGGGAACTGGGAGTCCGTTGAGGGAGTTTTTGCATGTTGATGATTTGGCGGATGCGGTGGTGTTTTTGATGGACAAGTATAGTGGGTTGGAGCATTTAAATGTGGGCAGTGGGAAGGAGGTTACTATAAAGGATTTGGCAGAGTTGGTGAAGGAGGTTGTAGGGTTTGAAGGTGATCTTGTTTGGGATACATCAAAGCCAGATGGGACTCCGAGGAAGTTAATGGATAATTCTAAGTTGTTGGGGTTGGGTTGGACACCGAAGATTTCACTTAAGGATGGGCTTGTTGATACTTATAAGTGGTATGTGGAGAATGTGGCGGGGCAATGA